In Acidobacteriota bacterium, the DNA window CCGCGAGCCGCGCATGTCGCAGCAGGTGGCGGTACTCGCCGTGCATGGGGATGAAATATTTCGGCTTGGCCAGGTTGAGCATGAGCAGCAGCTCCTCCTGACTGGCGTGCCCGGAGACGTGAATGGGCGGCTGCGAGCCGTCATCGTAGATGACTTCGGCGCCGCGGCGGCAGAGGTGGTTGATCATGCGGAAGATGGGTTTATCATTGCCCGGAATGATGCGGGAGGACAAGATTACCGTGTCGCCGGACTCGATGACGGCCTGACGATGATCGTCCACGGCGGCGCGCGCCAGGCCCGACATGGGTTCGCCCTGGCAGCCGGTGATGATCACGGCGACGCGCTCGCGCTGTGTGGATTTAATGTCGGCGGAGCGCAGCAGCATGCCGTCGGGGATGGTCAGGTATCCCAGCCGGTGCGCGATCTCGGTGGTGTTGGAGAGGCTCCGGCCGAGGAAGGCGACCTTGCGTTTGGCCTGCTGCGCCAGATCGACGATCAACTGGATGCGGTGCATGGAGCTCGAGAAGCACGAAACGTACACGCGCTTCTGCGCGCGCGAGATGAGGTGCTCCAGGCGCGGGCGAACGGCTCGCTCCGAGGGCGTGGAGCCGGCGCGCTCCACGTTGGTGGAATCAGAGAACAGCGCCAGCACGCCGCGCTTGCCATACTCGGCGACAGTGTGCAGGTCAAAGACCTCGCCGTCGGTGGGCGTGGGGTCAATCTTGAAGTCACCGGTGTGCAGGATCACGCCCAGCGGCGTGGTGATGGCTAGCATGGCCGCGTTGACGATGCTGTGCGTTACGTGAATGAACTCGATCGTAAACGGGCCGACGGTGATGCGCTGCTTGGGCTTGGTCTCATGCAACTTCACTTTGCCGAGCAGGTTGTGTTCGGCCAGCTTGCCCTCCACCAGCGCCAGCGTGAAGGGTGTGCCGTAGACGGGGCGATTGATTTCAGCGAGCACGTAGGGCAGCGCGCCGATGTGGTCCTCGTGGCCGTGCGTCAGGATGAAGGCGCGAACGTATTTCTCATTTTCCTTGAGATAGGTGATGTCGGGGATGACGATGTCGACGCCGAGCAGCTCGGCCTCGGGGAAGGTCATGCCGGCGTCAATGACGATGATGTCATCGCCATAGCGGATGGCCATCATGTTCTTGCCGAACTCGCCCAGCCCGCCGAGCGGGATCACTTGCAGTTTTTTATCAGCCATGTAGGTGCGCGAACCTCACAGGATATACAAATTAAATATCATTCATTATGCAGAAGTGTGTCGAGCGTTTCCAAAACATCACTTAAGAATGCTGGAGAAACACGGCAACAGAATTCCGCGCGGCGGACTTTCCAGTCCAGATTCTTCACCGCGTCCGAGAGGACACATCCCGACACGGGTAAATTGCCCGGGAGCTTTACTTCAAAGGCGAAGCCCTTTTGCTGGCTGGTGATCGGACAAAACACGGCCAGTCCAACTTTCCCATTATAACTCGATGGCGAAAGAACCAGCGCGGGACGACGACCGCTTAGTTTGTGGCCGGCGTGCGGGTCCAAGGTAATCCAGGCGATATCTCCGCGCTCGGGGATGTATCGCGAGGCCACTACCAGATCTCCCGTCCGACTGGTTTGCCAGTGTCCCATTCACCATGAAGATTGGATTTCTTCACTCCGGCAAGCATATCTTTCAGCCGCAATTTGCGCTTGCGGACCGGCGACACGATCAGACGCCCATCGGAGATGGTTAGCTCAACGGCGGAACCTGCCTCTACTCCGGCGTCCTGTGCGAAAGGCTTGGGGATGCGAAGCCCTAGGCTGTTCCCCCACTTTTGAACCTGCACGCGCATCGCGAACCTCCCGGCTCTAAGTTTATACAATGAATATACGTCATCAGCCGGGACGGATCAAGTGCCCTGCGGTTTTCCGGCGACTGAACCATGCTGGAGGGTAAAGGGGGCGAATCCTCACAAGTATGCTCCGCGTCCGAAATGCGCCGGGTGTTATGGCCTCCGCCAGAATGTCAACGGCAGCTTGCTTCGGCTTAGCGCCATGTTCAGGGAACAAGCGTAATCGCGGCGTTATTGCTTTGGGCGTTTCCCCGGACGACAATCACATTGACGCTCCCCAGGCCGGCGTCAGTCGGAATCTGCGCATTGATCTGGACGGGAGAGACGTAAAACAGCGGCGCCGCCCGCGCTGATGGCGGGAGGCCCTTGCGGCCCGCCGCCATCGGGTCCATAGCCCAGGCTGGCCTGGCTGTTCTCCCGCGCCGAAGGCCACCAGAGAGCATGATCGAGGCCCGGATAGCGGGCGGCTCGAACACGCGCCTGCGTGGCAGGCAGCAAGAGATATTTTTCCAGGGCCAGGGCTCCCTGGAGATTGGCATTGGGGAACCTCTCCGGTTTCAGAACCACGGTAACCATCATCCGGCTGAGAATGGCGTCATTCACGAGCAGCGGGCGTAGGGCGGCTTGAGTTTCTTCCAGATATTGCAGGAAGGGCACCAGCCCCCAGATGGTGTAGGCGCCGCGTTGCGCTGCCGCCGCCACCGCGTTGGCCTCGCGCAATCCCATGTCCACGTACCAGCCCTCTTTGCTGGGACGCCCGGCAAATTACCATAGCAGATCCTCGGTGTACTTCGGAATCCCGCTATTGTTGACGACGAAGGTAGACCGAGTTTGGGCGATCCGGCGAAAACCCTCCACGGCGTCCGAGAGACCGGAGATGCGCGCCGGATCGCTGGGTGGTCCGATGATCACATTCTGATTGCCGAAAACGAATCGCGGCCACAAATCAAAGCCGTCGGCCATGAAAGGCTCAAGTCCGGCATGACCGTAGTGCGAGATGACCAGGTCCGCCTGACCGCCGCGGGCTCGCTCGTAGACGTCTTCCCCCGAATAGACTTCCACGCGAAGGCCGGTCTGCCTCTCGAATTCCGGCAGAACCTCGCGCAGCAACCCGCCCTCCGCCGGCGTATTGACCACCGCGAGACGAACCAGGTTGCTTTGTGCGCGTGCCTCGCGGACTGAGAAGAACCAAACCCAGAGAATCAGGATGATCGGAAGCGCTGACCAAACGAAACCCCGGCTCGCTTTACTCCAAGGCATGGTTCCCTCCTGGTTACGGCTCGACCGGTTTGGCCTGGACTACCTTCAGCCTGAGGGGGTCTGCGGAGTCGTCTAGCGAGGCCACCACGGAGAGGATGGCGTCGGAGGTGGCTGGCAGCGGCGTCGCGCCCTCCGCGGGCTCGATCAGCAGGAAGCGGTCTTCGCCGGCGATGAGAAAGTGCTTGGCGCCTTCTTCCACGATGTGGCCACGCGCTACGATCTGGATGAGCACGAAGGCCGCGTCGGCCTTGTCGGCGGCTTCGCGCAGAATCTTGGCGTCAAAGCTGGTGTCGGGCTTATAGGCGACAAAAACGATGTTCTTCTGCATGTCAACGATAACTTCGGCAACGCCAGACTGGCGTTCGAGGATCGACTTGATAGTCGCTCCGCAGGATCCTCAGAGTGCGCGATTGGCGCGCGCCGCAACGCGCTCCACCTGCGCTGAGGCGAGTGTGCTGCCCACGGCGATCAGCAGAAACGCCGCCGCTAATCTAAATTGAGTTCGCATGTTCTTGTCCCCCTTACAGCCAACTATACCCCACGCCGGAATCAGTCACAAAAAATAATTGCGGCAGTTGCCTGTGGACTGATCCGAGCCGCGACAATTATGGAGCGTCCACGATGCACGAAACCCTGAACTCTAAACGCGACCGAAGTACTGTGGGAACGACGGAATGCTCCTGAAGGCGGGACTTGGTTGCGCACACAATTATCGTGGACGCTCCATGACGGTAGCGGCTCAGATACAACAACATCCCGAAAAGCGCCCTAATTCCCGTCGTAGGCCTGCCAGACGCTGGTTTTGCCGTCCATGGTGAACAGCAGGACTTTGAACGCGTCTTTCTTCGAACCCATGTCCATGCCGGGCGAGCCCATGGGCATCCCCGGGACGGCGAGTCCCAGCGCCTTGGGCTTTTCCTTCAGCAGGCGATGAATATCCGCCGCCGGGACGTGGCCTTCAATCGCGTAGACCTCGACGATGCCGAAGTGGCAGGAGCGCAGCTCCGCCGGGATTTTCGCCTTGTCCTTGCGCTCGTCAAGATCATCCACGTCATGCGCTGTTACCTGAAAGCCGTTGGTGCGCAGATGATCGAGCCACACGCTGCAGCAGCCGCAGGACTTGGATTTATAAACAGTAATCTCCGGATCAGCGGCACGCGCGGCAACGCTCATGGTCGCCAGGAGAATAATCAGCACGGGCAGGATGGTTCTCAATCGCATATGCGGCAAACTCCTTTTGCGGGGTAGACAGTTACGTTTCTAAGGACAATATAACAGAGAACACAGCGGGATGGGGAAAATGGTGTATCCGAGCCGCGACAGTCATGGAGCGTCCACGATAATTGTGTGCGCAACCAAGTCCTGCCATCAGGGTCCCGTCATCAGGAGCATTCCATCGTTCCCACAGTACTTCGGTTGCGTTTAGAGTTTAGATGTTCGTGCATTGTGGACTCTCCATTACTGTCGCGGCTCGGATACACCATCCCGGAAAACGCGCTAAACTGGATGCCGATGACAACTCAAAAAGAACAACTGATTGGCCTGACATTGGAGCAGATGGAAGCCCGTCTCAAACAGGCCGGCGAGCCGGCCTTCCGGGGCCGTCAGCTCTATCACGCGCTCTATCGCGAGCGGCAGGCGGACTTCGCTAAGATCACCGCGTTTCCGCTGGCGCTGCGCGCGCAATTGCAGGAGCGCTATGAGGCCACACTGCCCGCCGTGGACCGCACCTTCCACAGCGCCGACGGCACCACGCGCTTTCTGCTGGGCCTGGCCGACGGCAAGCAGATCGAAGCCGTGGTGATGCCCAGGTACTTGCCCAGCAATCCGCGTGAGTTGCGTATGCGCACGACTTACTGTGTTTCCACGCAGGCAGGCTGTGCCGTCGATTGCAAATTCTGCCTCACCGGCGCGCTGGGGTTCTTCCGTAACTTGACCGCTGGTGAAATTGTCGGCCAGGTGCTGCGCGCGATGGGCAAGGCAGAGGAAGCAGATGATCCAAAAGATGCAAAGGAAGTAAAGGAGGCAGACGACGCAGAGGAAAATCATGCCGCCGCACCCGGCGCACCGCGCCTGAACCTGGTCTTCATGGGACAGGGCGAGCCGCTGCTGAACTATGACAACGTCCTGACCGCCTTCCGTATTCTGTCCGACACCAAGGGCATCGGCATCCCCGCTTCGCGCATCACGCTCTCGACCGCCGGCGTCGTGCCCGGCATCGAGCGGCTGGGGCAGGAGGCCCATCGACCGCGGCTGGCCATCTCGCTGAACGCGCCCAATGACGAGATTCGCACGCGCATCATGCCCATCAACAAAAAGTGGCCCATCGCCGAGCTGCTGCGCGCCTGCCGCAACTATCCGCTGCGCCCGAAAGAACAACTCACTTTTGAGTATGTGCTGCTCGCCGGAGTGAATGACTCAATCGCTCACGCGCGTGAGTTGGCGAAATTGATCTGCAAGCTGCCCTGCAAAGTAAATCTGATCGGATGGAATCCCGGCCCCGAGCTGGGCTTCCGAACCACTTCCGACGCCGTCATTCGCGCGTTTCAGGCTGAGTTGAAGGATCGGGGAATTTCCAACTACCTGCGTGTCCCCCGCGGCCGCGACATCTTTGCCGCCTGCGGACAGTTGAGCCTTGCTTCGCAAGGCGGGGTGTAGTGAGTGGGGTGTTGGGTGTAGTGAAAACCAGAATTGCTCTTACCACACCCAACGCCCCACACCCTGTTCAACATTTAATGCCGATCACCGACATCATTCGCCCCGCGCGCAGCGCGTCGCGGCGGTGTGAGAAGAACTGCCGCGGATGGCAGTGCGTGCAGGGCGCGTCCGTCCAGATATTTTCGGCGGGGACGCCCGCGGCGGCTAGCTGGCTCACGTTGGCCTTCACTAAATCCAGATGATACTTCTTCGGTTTCTCCAGCAGCGGATACTTGATGACGTTGCGATACATTAGCGCGTGTCGCTCGGCGAACGGACGCTCGCGCTCCGGGGGCAGCGCAAAACATTTCAGGCTCTGATTAAACTGCGACTCAAAGGCTCGCAGCACGTCTTCGCCGACCTCGAAGCAGCACGCCTGAATGCCCGGTCCGATGGCCACGCGCAGGTCTGCAGGACGCGAACCGTGGAGCATCATCATGCGCCCCACGCCTTTCTGCGCGATACGCCGCAGCGTGCCGCGCCATCCGCAATGGATCGAGGCCACCACGCGCTGCCTCGTGTCAGCAATCAGAATGGGCAGGCAGTCCGCGCTGAGGATGGAGAGCAGCAGACCCGGCTGCGCGGTGATCTGTCCGTCGCCGCGCAGGGAATCCTCGCACGGTGATCTCCCCGCGTGGCCACTCATGCCGCCAACGCTGCGCAGCAGGTCCGAGTGAATCTGGTTCAGCGTAAGAAGCTGGAAGTCCTTGCCGGGCAGGGCACCGATAAAGCGCCGGCGGTTTTCCGTGATGTTCGCGGCTGAATCCCATTTGAGCCTGCCAAGATTCAGCTCGCCGCGCTTGGAAGGCGAGTAAGGAGGAATGCTCACGCCGCCGTAGCGCGTCGAGAATCCATGCACCAGCCAGGGAATTGCCTCGAACA includes these proteins:
- a CDS encoding AbrB/MazE/SpoVT family DNA-binding domain-containing protein; amino-acid sequence: MRVQVQKWGNSLGLRIPKPFAQDAGVEAGSAVELTISDGRLIVSPVRKRKLRLKDMLAGVKKSNLHGEWDTGKPVGREIW
- the pgeF gene encoding peptidoglycan editing factor PgeF, translating into MPANAGTHRLTRIGKESMHAARARKASPRQPSPPSEKSAPTDCTILISPLFEAIPWLVHGFSTRYGGVSIPPYSPSKRGELNLGRLKWDSAANITENRRRFIGALPGKDFQLLTLNQIHSDLLRSVGGMSGHAGRSPCEDSLRGDGQITAQPGLLLSILSADCLPILIADTRQRVVASIHCGWRGTLRRIAQKGVGRMMMLHGSRPADLRVAIGPGIQACCFEVGEDVLRAFESQFNQSLKCFALPPERERPFAERHALMYRNVIKYPLLEKPKKYHLDLVKANVSQLAAAGVPAENIWTDAPCTHCHPRQFFSHRRDALRAGRMMSVIGIKC
- a CDS encoding mRNA-degrading endonuclease, which produces MGHWQTSRTGDLVVASRYIPERGDIAWITLDPHAGHKLSGRRPALVLSPSSYNGKVGLAVFCPITSQQKGFAFEVKLPGNLPVSGCVLSDAVKNLDWKVRRAEFCCRVSPAFLSDVLETLDTLLHNE
- the rlmN gene encoding 23S rRNA (adenine(2503)-C(2))-methyltransferase RlmN, giving the protein MTTQKEQLIGLTLEQMEARLKQAGEPAFRGRQLYHALYRERQADFAKITAFPLALRAQLQERYEATLPAVDRTFHSADGTTRFLLGLADGKQIEAVVMPRYLPSNPRELRMRTTYCVSTQAGCAVDCKFCLTGALGFFRNLTAGEIVGQVLRAMGKAEEADDPKDAKEVKEADDAEENHAAAPGAPRLNLVFMGQGEPLLNYDNVLTAFRILSDTKGIGIPASRITLSTAGVVPGIERLGQEAHRPRLAISLNAPNDEIRTRIMPINKKWPIAELLRACRNYPLRPKEQLTFEYVLLAGVNDSIAHARELAKLICKLPCKVNLIGWNPGPELGFRTTSDAVIRAFQAELKDRGISNYLRVPRGRDIFAACGQLSLASQGGV
- a CDS encoding DUF411 domain-containing protein is translated as MRLRTILPVLIILLATMSVAARAADPEITVYKSKSCGCCSVWLDHLRTNGFQVTAHDVDDLDERKDKAKIPAELRSCHFGIVEVYAIEGHVPAADIHRLLKEKPKALGLAVPGMPMGSPGMDMGSKKDAFKVLLFTMDGKTSVWQAYDGN
- a CDS encoding ribonuclease J, translated to MADKKLQVIPLGGLGEFGKNMMAIRYGDDIIVIDAGMTFPEAELLGVDIVIPDITYLKENEKYVRAFILTHGHEDHIGALPYVLAEINRPVYGTPFTLALVEGKLAEHNLLGKVKLHETKPKQRITVGPFTIEFIHVTHSIVNAAMLAITTPLGVILHTGDFKIDPTPTDGEVFDLHTVAEYGKRGVLALFSDSTNVERAGSTPSERAVRPRLEHLISRAQKRVYVSCFSSSMHRIQLIVDLAQQAKRKVAFLGRSLSNTTEIAHRLGYLTIPDGMLLRSADIKSTQRERVAVIITGCQGEPMSGLARAAVDDHRQAVIESGDTVILSSRIIPGNDKPIFRMINHLCRRGAEVIYDDGSQPPIHVSGHASQEELLLMLNLAKPKYFIPMHGEYRHLLRHARLAAHIEEIKETFVLEIGDVLEFDGDGARKSGRVTVGRLCIDSGSIDEVVEDMIIRDRRHISEDGIVIPIIAINKLSGKIESYPEIISRGFVFGDDTEAFLTNAKEIIVGTLEKSSGEVRGDYGLIKEKIRADLKRYIKKQTSRHPLILPVIMEI